The proteins below come from a single Faecalibaculum rodentium genomic window:
- the uvrC gene encoding excinuclease ABC subunit UvrC has protein sequence MITEHLQHKLSLLPDKPGCYIMKDENGSILYVGKAKVLKNRVRSYFHGAHDMKTTRLVSHIRDFEFIVTDSEKEALLLEINLIKLHRPPYNIMFMDDKSYPYIEVTGTNPVAVRRTRRLTNKTSQYFGPYPNASSAFEIVRLINRIFPIRKCRTLPKQVCLYYHMHQCLGPCVQKIPDEEDAEIRRQIIRFLKGDAGDILQDLENRRDALSMELQFERAAQVQTQIESLQHVMEKQTIDFADRTDRDVFGWYEDKGYLSIYGLILREGKLLERTLSVAPVYGDSQEEFESFILQYYQNNIVPREILVPQGTDAAGLEEALSEEGGGRKTHVRIPLRGDKKKLADLAAENARTAHEQKFQLAYKKDQELAEANSGLSQIFGKPVHTVELFDNSHLQGSENVSGLVVFRDGSPDKTQYRHYKLDGYRSDLDSMKEVLYRRYFRLLQQDRPMPDLLLVDGGLQQVQAASAIKQDLGLDLTIGGLVKDDRHSTRGLLREDGTEVPLDRKEPLFFLLTRMQDEVHRFAISYHRQRRSKRMTRSILDEVPGIGPARKQELQKKFKSMKRMKSATLEELEEVLPHDVALRLKERLQQSSVQPGMPMGSAPEADDRNAEDAELAALAAQLAALDAARNPDSPEAEEAGSDEKESGREESRPDMVK, from the coding sequence ATGATCACAGAACATCTGCAGCACAAGCTCTCGCTGCTGCCCGACAAACCCGGATGCTACATCATGAAGGACGAGAACGGCTCAATTTTGTATGTTGGCAAGGCCAAAGTGCTGAAAAACCGGGTGCGGTCATATTTCCATGGCGCGCATGACATGAAAACCACCCGGCTGGTTTCGCACATCCGGGACTTCGAGTTCATCGTCACGGACTCCGAGAAGGAAGCCCTGCTGCTGGAAATCAACCTCATCAAGCTTCACCGGCCGCCGTACAACATCATGTTCATGGATGACAAAAGTTATCCCTACATTGAAGTGACCGGCACCAATCCCGTCGCCGTGCGTCGAACACGTCGGCTGACGAACAAAACCAGTCAGTATTTCGGGCCGTACCCCAATGCCTCCAGCGCCTTTGAAATCGTGCGGCTGATCAACCGGATCTTTCCCATCCGGAAGTGCCGGACACTCCCGAAACAGGTGTGTCTGTACTACCACATGCATCAGTGCCTGGGTCCCTGCGTTCAGAAGATCCCCGATGAGGAGGATGCAGAGATCCGGCGGCAGATCATCCGGTTCCTGAAAGGCGATGCCGGGGATATCCTGCAGGATCTTGAGAATCGGCGGGATGCCCTGTCCATGGAGCTGCAGTTCGAACGCGCTGCCCAGGTGCAGACGCAGATCGAGTCGCTGCAGCATGTGATGGAGAAACAGACCATCGACTTTGCGGACCGGACAGACCGGGATGTCTTCGGATGGTATGAAGACAAGGGCTACCTGAGCATCTATGGTCTGATCCTGCGGGAAGGAAAGCTCCTGGAGCGCACCCTGAGCGTGGCACCGGTCTACGGCGACAGCCAGGAGGAGTTCGAGTCGTTCATTCTCCAGTACTATCAGAACAACATCGTCCCCCGGGAAATCCTGGTTCCGCAGGGCACGGATGCAGCAGGCCTGGAAGAAGCCCTGTCGGAAGAAGGCGGCGGCAGGAAAACCCATGTCCGCATCCCGCTGCGGGGTGATAAGAAAAAACTGGCGGATCTGGCGGCCGAGAACGCCCGGACAGCCCATGAACAGAAGTTCCAGCTGGCATACAAAAAGGACCAGGAACTCGCGGAAGCCAACAGCGGACTCTCGCAGATCTTCGGCAAGCCGGTCCACACCGTGGAGCTCTTCGACAACTCCCATCTGCAGGGATCGGAAAATGTCTCCGGTCTGGTGGTGTTCAGGGATGGCTCCCCGGACAAGACGCAGTACCGGCATTACAAACTGGACGGCTACCGTTCAGATCTGGATTCCATGAAGGAAGTGCTGTATCGGCGCTATTTCCGCCTTCTCCAGCAGGACAGGCCCATGCCCGATCTCCTGCTCGTGGACGGCGGCCTCCAGCAGGTCCAGGCGGCATCAGCCATCAAACAGGACCTGGGGCTGGACCTGACCATTGGCGGTCTGGTCAAGGATGACCGGCATTCCACCAGGGGTCTGCTCCGGGAAGACGGAACGGAAGTCCCGCTGGACCGGAAGGAGCCGCTGTTTTTCCTGCTGACCCGCATGCAGGATGAAGTGCACCGGTTCGCCATATCCTACCACCGGCAGAGACGGTCGAAACGCATGACCCGCAGCATTCTGGATGAAGTCCCGGGAATCGGTCCGGCTCGGAAGCAGGAACTGCAGAAGAAGTTCAAAAGCATGAAGCGCATGAAATCCGCCACGCTGGAGGAGCTGGAGGAAGTGCTGCCGCATGATGTGGCCCTGCGCCTGAAGGAACGCCTGCAGCAGTCTTCTGTACAACCCGGGATGCCGATGGGATCCGCTCCCGAAGCGGATGACAGGAATGCGGAAGATGCAGAACTGGCAGCGCTGGCGGCTCAGCTGGCCGCACTGGATGCAGCCAGGAATCCGGATAGTCCTGAAGCGGAAGAAGCCGGGTCTGATGAGAAGGAATCGGGCAGGGAAGAGTCTCGGCCCGATATGGTAAAATAA
- a CDS encoding endonuclease MutS2, with translation MRNDQTFRQELNQALDYADILDRIAGYASFSGSAARIREAMPVTDRIFVREQLDLAQEARTFTQNGQSASLAGITDIRSVLQMAQKGQVLTTQELLEVYLFLRAVDGLSRAFDAGLYPKLSELADSLVADSRLESAIQDAVGMDGTLKPDASPALVRLNRELTQSRASLAARGREFVKMNSPALMEHMTTSIGGRLCVLVKAQDKYRFGGMIHGSSQSGQAFYVEPAAFVEANSHVQSLQAEIEEEKHRICRDLTKRVGNAAFSLESDFETVTEIDTALAKGRWVLDVDGVIPSLQERDGSLRLVHAVHPLLDREKAVANDYRLKPRQQVLMISGPNMGGKTVTLKTVGICVVLAQAGFPVPAHEALLPWYESMWFDIGDNQSISENLSTFSSHMTRISGLVSSAGRGTFALLDEVGNGTDPLEGASLAVAVLEDLMDKGATVLTSTHYSQVKSWGKAADGVLVSSMEFDAETLQPTYRYVEDVSGASYAFDIAARCGLPTSVIDRARERKEQEASQVQRELENLERLQETVRHKEERFRSLIDDAHRLQKEADQEKEKARKDRQRIREEYAANLDSMLDEKREEAERIIQDLKGKEKLHELVADRTKLNSLGQDEEADGAEPETSASTKPHVFHVGDYVRLTGLNTHGEIVDIRRKEATVLANGIRTRVKLSKLEPMARPVIRKPERTHRVDAVASRFPSELNIIGMRVEEGLDALDHYLDQAVVHHATVVRIIHGMGTGRLRSAVWKDLSKRSTIKSYEAAGPSDGGLGATIVTLR, from the coding sequence TTGAGAAACGACCAGACATTTCGCCAGGAGTTGAACCAGGCCCTGGATTACGCAGACATACTCGACCGGATTGCCGGCTATGCATCCTTCAGTGGTTCAGCCGCCCGCATCCGGGAAGCCATGCCGGTGACTGACCGGATCTTTGTACGGGAGCAGCTGGATCTGGCACAGGAGGCCAGGACTTTTACACAGAATGGACAGTCCGCCTCTCTGGCCGGGATCACAGACATCCGCAGCGTGCTGCAGATGGCGCAGAAAGGACAGGTCCTGACGACCCAGGAACTGCTGGAGGTATATCTGTTCCTTCGTGCCGTGGATGGCCTCTCCAGGGCCTTTGATGCCGGGCTGTACCCGAAACTGTCGGAGCTGGCGGACTCCCTCGTGGCAGACAGCCGCCTGGAGAGCGCCATACAAGATGCGGTGGGCATGGACGGGACACTGAAACCGGATGCCAGTCCGGCGCTAGTCCGCCTGAACCGGGAACTCACACAGTCCAGGGCCTCCCTGGCTGCCCGCGGCCGGGAGTTCGTGAAAATGAACAGCCCTGCGCTCATGGAGCACATGACCACCTCCATTGGCGGCCGGCTCTGCGTGCTGGTCAAGGCTCAGGACAAATACCGGTTCGGGGGCATGATTCACGGGTCCAGTCAGTCGGGACAGGCCTTTTATGTGGAACCGGCTGCCTTCGTGGAAGCCAACTCCCATGTCCAGAGCCTGCAGGCGGAAATCGAAGAAGAGAAACACCGGATCTGCCGGGATCTGACAAAACGGGTGGGCAATGCGGCGTTTTCCCTGGAAAGCGACTTCGAAACCGTGACGGAAATCGATACAGCCCTGGCCAAGGGACGCTGGGTCCTGGACGTGGACGGTGTCATTCCTTCCCTCCAGGAACGGGACGGCTCCCTGCGGCTGGTGCATGCAGTCCACCCGCTGCTGGACCGGGAGAAAGCCGTCGCCAACGACTACCGCCTCAAGCCGCGTCAGCAGGTACTCATGATCTCGGGCCCCAACATGGGTGGAAAGACCGTGACGCTGAAGACCGTGGGGATCTGTGTGGTTCTTGCCCAGGCAGGGTTTCCGGTGCCGGCCCATGAAGCCCTGCTGCCCTGGTATGAATCCATGTGGTTCGACATTGGCGACAACCAGTCCATTTCCGAGAATCTCTCGACGTTTTCCAGTCACATGACACGCATTTCAGGCCTGGTGTCCAGCGCCGGCAGGGGAACCTTCGCCCTGCTGGATGAAGTCGGCAATGGCACTGATCCCCTGGAAGGGGCCAGTCTGGCCGTCGCGGTGCTGGAAGACCTGATGGACAAAGGAGCCACTGTGCTGACATCCACCCACTATTCCCAGGTGAAATCCTGGGGCAAGGCAGCTGACGGTGTACTCGTCTCCAGCATGGAGTTTGACGCAGAGACACTCCAGCCGACTTACCGGTATGTGGAAGATGTGTCCGGCGCCAGTTATGCCTTTGACATTGCAGCCCGCTGCGGTCTGCCGACTTCCGTCATTGACCGGGCCCGGGAACGCAAGGAACAGGAAGCCTCCCAGGTGCAGCGCGAACTGGAGAACCTCGAGCGTCTCCAGGAAACCGTACGTCACAAGGAAGAGCGGTTCCGGTCCCTGATCGACGATGCGCACCGCCTGCAGAAAGAAGCGGACCAGGAAAAGGAAAAAGCCCGGAAGGACCGGCAGCGGATCCGGGAGGAATATGCGGCGAACCTGGACTCGATGCTGGACGAAAAACGGGAAGAAGCCGAACGGATCATCCAGGACCTGAAGGGCAAGGAAAAACTGCATGAGCTTGTGGCTGACCGTACAAAACTCAACAGCCTGGGACAGGATGAGGAAGCGGACGGGGCAGAGCCGGAGACATCCGCCTCCACGAAACCGCATGTCTTCCATGTGGGCGACTATGTACGCCTGACAGGTCTGAATACACACGGCGAGATCGTGGACATCCGGCGCAAGGAAGCCACAGTGCTGGCCAATGGCATCAGGACCAGAGTCAAGCTTTCCAAACTGGAACCCATGGCCAGGCCCGTAATCAGAAAACCGGAACGCACCCATCGGGTTGATGCAGTGGCAAGCCGCTTTCCGTCGGAGCTCAACATCATCGGCATGCGGGTGGAGGAAGGACTGGACGCCCTGGACCACTACCTCGACCAGGCGGTGGTGCATCACGCCACAGTGGTGCGGATCATCCATGGCATGGGAACCGGGCGCCTGCGGTCAGCGGTCTGGAAGGATCTTTCGAAGCGCAGCACCATCAAGTCCTATGAAGCGGCGGGCCCTTCGGATGGAGGCCTGGGAGCGACCATCGTCACCCTGCGCTGA